In Mycteria americana isolate JAX WOST 10 ecotype Jacksonville Zoo and Gardens chromosome 5, USCA_MyAme_1.0, whole genome shotgun sequence, one DNA window encodes the following:
- the CFL2 gene encoding cofilin-2 produces the protein MASGVTVNDEVIKVFNDMKVRKSSTPEEIKKRKKAVLFCLSDDKKQIIVEESKQILVGDIGDTVEDPYTAFVKLLPLNDCRYALYDATYETKESKKEDLVFIFWAPESAPLKSKMIYASSKDAIKKKFTGIKHEWQVNGLDDIKDRSTLGEKLGGNVVVSLEGKPL, from the exons GCTTCTGGAGTAACAGTGAATGATGAAGTCATAAAGGTTTTTAATGACATGAAAGTAAGGAAATCTTCAACcccagaagagattaaaaaaagaaagaaagccgTTCTCTTCTGCCTAAGTGATGACAAAAAACAAATAATTGTAGAGGAGTCAAAGCAGATATTGGTTGGTGACATTGGAGATACTGTGGAGGACCCCTATACAGCCTTTGTGAAGTTGCTACCTTTGAATGATTGCCGATACGCTTTGTATGATGCCACATATGAGACAAAGGAATCTAAGAAAGAAGACCTGGTATTTATATTCTG gGCTCCCGAAAGTGCACCTTTAAAAAGCAAGATGATCTACGCAAGCTCTAAAGatgccattaaaaagaaatttacag GTATTAAACATGAGTGGCAAGTAAATGGTTTGGATGATATTAAGGACCGTTCAACACTTGGAGAGAAATTGGGAGGCAACGTGGTAGTTTCACTTGAAGGAAAACCCTTATAA